Below is a genomic region from Microbacterium galbinum.
GCGCCCGGTGAATGCGATAGATGATCTCGGTCGAAGGGCCCGCATTGTGCCCCTGTGTCGCGGCTCCTGTCACCTCTCGCCCGTCTGCGTTGAGGTAATTCTCGACGGCTCCCCCGTGCGACCCGATCTCGGTGACTCCCTCCACTGTCTTTGGGTCGACAGGATGGGTCGAGAGATCCGTGCGTCCCATCCACGCGATCGGATCAAGACCAGAAGACGCGGCGGAGACCGAGACTGTTTCGTCGGCGATCTGGGCCGCTAGTGCCTTTGCCGCGCTCTCGGTAATACCCGCCGAGCCGAAGAGCGTGAGGTGATCGAAAACCCCGGGGTTATGGATCTGATTGGTCGTGACCATAGTCGTTCCGAGAGAGTGCGCCCACCCCTCCTGCCATGCATCCGGGTTGACGAAGCGCATCCCTGCGACGAGAGCCGCCTCCCGATCCGCCCCCAAGACGGGCTCCTTCATTCCCTGCACGGTGTACCACGCACCGGAATCCCACTCCATGAACAGGACAACCGCTGTCGATGGGTCCATCCCGCGAAGCCGAAGTTGCTCATTGCTCATGGCCGCGAGATCCGTGGCGATTCGCCCCCATTCATTCATCGCTCCGAAGTCGGTCTCGATGCCATGAGTCACCGTGATGACGTGATCTGCAGAATCGAGATCTCCGACGAAGAGCGAACCGCGAACCTCGCCTTGCCCGTCCAGGAATAGGGAGAGAACGTGAGATCCCTTCGCTGTCTCATCGAGGAGAAGGTTGAGCTTCGCGCGCTGATCTTCTGTGAGAGTCGACTCCCCGAGCAGTCGCTCGAGTTCTCGTGCGCCGAACTCCGCTCTGACCGAGGCAGGGATGCCGTTGAGGTTTCCGATCGTTGCGGGGGCGCGATTCCACAACGCGGAGAGCGGTCCAGTCACCCAAATGCCCGATGCATCCTGGGTCGAGCGTGACCTAAGTCGGTCGTAGAGTGCTTGCGCCTGTGCGGGCGGGATGAACCCGACTGTCGCGAAGAAGTCTGGATGAGTCGCGAGCCAGTCTTCGAGGTCCTGGTCG
It encodes:
- a CDS encoding alpha/beta hydrolase, with the protein product MEAVTAMWSMIEGALTIIPDGSPTNALDEPLASAKDFAEAMSQVKSVLVNAAGETFAKLEQTRAELQGTIQNLNDRHRSHSLILDQEIAEFVADPENDASITGRNHPETDAYATAKVNLDLLDQEAARLALEVDLFHREMAQAEQDLADKIRNISGGDEVTRRDGSRVTTSQTAWGLYPPAAAPGPGEAPRVVSLDDYFGLAVARATAQRIEWFATATDQDLEDWLATHPDFFATVGFIPPAQAQALYDRLRSRSTQDASGIWVTGPLSALWNRAPATIGNLNGIPASVRAEFGARELERLLGESTLTEDQRAKLNLLLDETAKGSHVLSLFLDGQGEVRGSLFVGDLDSADHVITVTHGIETDFGAMNEWGRIATDLAAMSNEQLRLRGMDPSTAVVLFMEWDSGAWYTVQGMKEPVLGADREAALVAGMRFVNPDAWQEGWAHSLGTTMVTTNQIHNPGVFDHLTLFGSAGITESAAKALAAQIADETVSVSAASSGLDPIAWMGRTDLSTHPVDPKTVEGVTEIGSHGGAVENYLNADGREVTGAATQGHNAGPSTEIIYRIHRAPYWHLGFIPEESVGYLDPRSEAMMQAVADFAERVEARQ